In one Lolium rigidum isolate FL_2022 chromosome 3, APGP_CSIRO_Lrig_0.1, whole genome shotgun sequence genomic region, the following are encoded:
- the LOC124702794 gene encoding uncharacterized protein LOC124702794 — protein sequence MAKVPDLGSDFAQKMLLDLRRRRERLGFGSAAQQQQRTSSNAATPRDICSNSQKPLRSQRPQQGAPDPRARRPEATTPPRSSQQPGNAIATAGKPRRRREVAPVAAADARAIVPFQEGGGAGTKHVAAGNVDVQMAALALALSDGGKLRNIEIMARKGSVFLRGPDTPGHHRGGAGGVAIGVQDLNDMLMAAYSSGGGRRRPDEPGKRLFGGSMDMEEALSMLVMLQDASGYMEGSGSGKVLLLKGKENRESSVTRSPSSARIVELVEEESETEQAKNASMQIVVHNKFQSHHSPGSSSVTQSGPSDSQTSNASEGEKDGSKVRMPSVIAKLMGLDNLPSSGKTVVERKGTERFVKPESVTRMEIRANAMGRKLPIRIVASEKVLSNGQHNIMLSEDWKNSLTSFRESELSNSSSHPATSNKHVRVTMREMLRKMVGAERGADGSQEVEERIIHEDKTVTEEIKLQKPVSVGCRSDSGKKMDFLKRFRKNSDSRPAMEDKHIAQEKSASVGKKQATGMKRLLGRDSEAKSRRAREKLNKENLATAETKVADPGKNIKADQIRRQAQSKHIERQTTPRKVRNRRETPSETSSWNLEDKNSLMSEAAHMKEKPEYSVVIQREDEEPAEVNDVSLSKPSDSTNGDGGFSEQLSIVARGSTTTREASSDQPLQKITEGASDPTIAVQANEELNFSDQSAVAEISDGRTSHTTSESTRIPETFTEEAHQQQQQQQHVMVKEQPTDGLDHTTTSTDSTGSQEHTTHVVSFDSFTDNQLLLARMLAKDRYLLETAKAIVRVHDPVSFIDDDNRLDKGNYDLLSDVAREVIRRKGKRTEALEDVSVACTVTMKLRHLDDLVRELDGDVESLDIQNSMAEGLQKILQSDIQNDHPDANSTWDFGWNRVSKLPIEKNEVVKDLEKNILGGIITDVARDLIGVSVRHGSCACVA from the exons ATGGCCAAGGTGCCTGATCTCGGCTCCGACTTCGCGCAGAAGATGCTGCTGGACCTCCGGCGACGCCGCGAGAGGCTCGGCTTCGGGTCTGCGGCGCAGCAGCAGCAACGCACGTCGTCGAACGCCGCCACGCCTCGGG ATATTTGTTCAAATTCTCAGAAACCACTACGAAGCCAGAGGCCACAGCAAGGAGCTCCCGATCCTCGAGCAAGAAGACCAGAAGCAACAACACCACCAAGATCATCA CAACAACCCGGCAATGCCATTGCCACAGCCGGCAAGCCACGGCGGCGCCGCGAAGTCGCGCCTGTCGCAGCCGCAGACGCACGCGCCATCGTGCCGTTCCAAGAAGGAGGAGGTGCAGGGACGAAGCATGTCGCCGCGGGCAACGTCGACGTGCAGATGGCGGCCCTGGCCCTCGCGCTCAGCGACGGCGGCAAGCTCCGGAACATCGAGATCATGGCGCGCAAGGGCTCCGTCTTCTTACGAGGGCCGGACACGCCGGGCCACCACcgtggaggcgccggcggcgttGCGATCGGGGTGCAGGACCTGAACGACATGCTCATGGCGGCGTACTCTtcgggcggcgggaggaggaggcctgACGAGCCCGGAAAGAGGCTCTTCGGAGGATCCATGGACATGGAGGAGGCACTGAGCATGCTGGTGATGCTCCAAGACGCCTCGGGGTACATGGAAGGATCGGGGAGCGGCAAGGTGCTGCTGCTGAAGGGTAAGGAGAACCGGGAGAGTTCGGTGACGCGCTCACCCAGCTCAGCTAGGATTGTGGAGCTCGTTGAAGAAGAATCTGAGACAGAGCAGGCCAAGAATGCTTCTATGCAGATAGTTGTTCACAACAAGTTTCAGAGCCATCATAGTCCAGGCAGCAGCTCAGTCACACAGTCTGGTCCAAGCGATTCCCAGACCAGCAATGCTTCTGAAGGCGAAAAGGATGGCTCAAAAGTGAGGATGCCGAGCGTGATCGCCAAGCTGATGGGGCTGGACAATCTTCCATCTTCGGGGAAGACCGTAGTGGAGCGCAAGGGGACTGAGAGGTTTGTTAAGCCTGAATCTGTGACAAGGATGGAGATCAGAGCGAATGCGATGGGCCGCAAGTTGCCCATACGGATTGTAGCTTCAGAGAAGGTGCTATCCAATGGACAACACAATATTATGTTGTCTGAGGATTGGAAGAATAGCCTGACAAGTTTTAGAGAATCTGAACTGTCAAACAGTTCATCGCACCCTGCAACTAGTAATAAGCACGTAAGGGTGACCATGAGAGAAATGTTGAGAAAGATGGTAGGAGCAGAGAGAGGGGCTGATGGAAGCCAAGAAGTTGAAGAGAGGATCATCCATGAGGACAAGACGGTTACTGAAGAAATCAAACTGCAGAAGCCTGTTAGTGTCGGGTGCCGAAGCGACTCGGGTAAGAAGATGGATTTTCTGAAAAGATTTAGGAAGAATTCAGACAGCAGACCAGCCATGGAAGATAAGCACATTGCTCAAGAAAAGAGTGCATCCGTTGGGAAGAAGCAAGCAACAGGCATGAAACGGTTGCTGGGGAGGGACAGTGAGGCCAAATCAAGGAGGGCACGAGAAAAGCTTAACAAGGAAAATCTTGCCACTGCAGAAACCAAGGTTGCAGATCCTGGAAAGAATATCAAGGCAGATCAGATAAGACGGCAAGCACAGAGTAAGCACATAGAAAGACAAACTACACCGAGGAAAGTGCGGAATCGCCGAGAAACACCAAGCGAAACATCGAGTTGGAACTTAGAAGACAAGAATTCACTGATGTCAGAAGCAGCACATATGAAAGAGAAGCCTGAATATTCGGTAGTGATACAACGGGAGGATGAAGAGCCTGCAGAAGTAAATGATGTCAGTCTTAGCAAACCATCAGATAGCACTAATGGTGATGGAGGTTTTTCGGAACAATTGTCAATCGTAGCGagaggcagcaccacaaccagaGAAGCTTCCTCAGATCAACCTTTACAGAAAATAACTGAAGGAGCAAGTGATCCTACAATTGCTGTACAGGCAAACGAGGAGTTAAATTTTTCGGATCAGAGTGCAGTGGCTGAGATAAGT GATGGAAGGACCAGCCACACAACTAGTGAAAGTACACGGATACCTGAAACATTCACTGAAGAAGCAcaccaacagcaacagcaacaacaacacgtGATGGTGAAAGAGCAACCGACTGATG GTCTGGATCATACCACAACCTCCACCGATTCGACAGGTTCGCAGGAACACACGACACATGTCGTCTCATTCGATTCTTTCACAGACAACCAGCTCCTGCTCGCGAGGATGCTGGCAAAGGACCGATATTTGCTTGAAACCGCGAAGGCGATAGTCAGAGTTCACGATCCTGTCAGTTTCATTGACGATGACAATCGGCTGGACAAAGGCAACTATGATCTCCTCTCCGACGTAGCCCGGGAAGTGATCAGAAGAAAAGGTAAAAGGACCGAGGCGCTGGAGGATGTCAGCGTGGCGTGCACGGTGACCATGAAACTGCGGCATCTCGATGATCTCGTCAGAGAACTGGACGGCGACGTTGAGAGCCTCGACATTCAGAACAGCATGGCTGAAGGCTTGCAGAAGATACTTCAGAGCGACATTCAGAACGACCACCCCGACGCCAACTCAACGTGGGATTTCGGATGGAACCGCGTGTCGAAGCTGCCAATCGAGAAGAACGAGGTCGTCAAGGACCTGGAGAAGAACATACTGGGCGGCATCATCACGGACGTGGCGAGGGATCTCATCGGAGTATCGGTGCGGCATGGCTCTTGTGCCTGCGTGGCTTGA
- the LOC124698750 gene encoding protein AE7-like 1, with amino-acid sequence MTVGMINANPVVHERPERAAHHAHAAAAALDALDVFDTVRDIKDPEHPYSLEQLSVLSQESVSVDEKLGHIQITFTPTVQHCSMATVIGLCLRLKLMQNFPSHFKIDIKVAPGSLANEESVNKQLNDKERVAAALENPNLRQLVDDCLCSDHSSSY; translated from the exons ATGACGGTGGGTATGATCAACGCGAACCCGGTGGTGCACGAGCGGCCGGAGCGCGCCGCCCACCACGCGCACGCCGCGGCGGCGGCTCTCGATGCGCTCGATGTCTTCG ATACGGTGCGGGACATCAAGGACCCGGAGCATCCCTACTCGCTGGAGCAGCTCAGCGTGCTATCCCAGGAGTCCGTCTCCGTCGACGAGAAGCTCGGCCACATCCA GATAACCTTCACCCCAACTGTGCAACACTGCAGTATGGCTACTGTGATTGGTCTGTGCCTCAGGCTTAAGCTGATGCAAAACTTTCCTTCGCATTTCAAG ATTGACATTAAAGTTGCTCCAGGGTCTCTTGCTAACGAAGAATCAG TAAACAAACAACTGAACGACAAGGAGAGAGTTGCTGCAGCCTTGGAGAATCCCAACCTTCGCCAGTTGGTCGATGATTGCCTCTGCTCGGATCATTCATCCTCATATTAA
- the LOC124702795 gene encoding uncharacterized protein At1g01500-like, with protein MGDGVAFEAARKIIMHPLYASRSSPWLDLRVFYVRVSNCVVDESAPEHLTLNHIPLSPDTVIEVNGRRSSMHTEFVSSSLRRDRIDKKTEEATYVSTDSIRMTGSVRFQVFDKNDLLLTGDLELCNANGVVGEPKNSSKKWNMKCQSSASCSGFLKGKMSTGPESAHPVVEVYVAGTFSGTPIILTKTIQYISRRKSQMKLKLDSIPENEATELQKENSHEDLLKVSEYHDLKSETDVDVDYNSLYARQDFLDGEDGALSWFNAGVRVGVGIGLGVCVGVGLGAGLLIRTYQSTSRNFRRRLP; from the exons ATGGGGGACGGGGTGGCTTTTGAGGCCGCCAGGAAGATCATCATGCACCCACTCTACGCGTCGAGGTCGTCACCTTGGCTCGACCTGAGGGTGTTCTACGTGAGGGTCAGCAACTGTGTGGTGGATGAGTCTGCGCCGGAGCATCTCACGCTGAACCATATCCCGCTATCTCCTGATACCGTCATCGAGGTCAATGGGCGGAGGAGCAGCATGCACACCGAGTTCGTCTCGTCGTCCCTCAGAAGGGACAGGATCGACAAGAAGACCGAGGAAGCCACGTATGTGAGCACGGATAGCATCAGGATGACAGGGAGCGTGAGGTTCCAGGTGTTTGATAAGAATGATCTCTTGCTCACTGGAGACCTGGAGTTATGCAATGCCAATGGAGTGGTTGGGGAGCCGAAGAACAGCAGCAAGAAGTGGAATATGAAGTGCCAGTCGTCAGCATCGTGCAGTGGTTTCTTGAAAGGGAAGATGTCCACAGGCCCGGAGTCTGCCCATCCTGTTGTCGAGGTTTATGTTGCTGGCACTTTCTCTGGTACGCCTATTATACTAACCAAGACGATCCAGTATATTTCACGAAGAAAGTCCCAGATGAAACTGAAGCTTGATTCCATCCCTGAGAATGAAGCAACTGAACTTCAGAAAGAAAACTCACATGAGGACCTGTTGAAG GTATCAGAATACCACGATCTCAAATCCGAAACAGATGTGGACGTCGACTATAACAGCTTGTATGCAAGGCAGGACTTTCTAGATGGCGAGGATGGTGCGCTTTCATGGTTTAATGCTGGTGTGCGAGTTGGAGTTGGGATCGGCCTTGGCGTATGCGTGGGTGTTGGACTGGGCGCGGGTCTGCTGATCCGGACGTACCAAAGCACCAGCAGGAACTTCAGGCGACGACTACCCTGA
- the LOC124698749 gene encoding pentatricopeptide repeat-containing protein At2g22070-like, with translation MRDAALELHAGPPAPRAAMAASAGDHYARLLRLCETAANPGAGRAIHARAVKAGLLASAYLCNNLLSYYAGHGGGSFPEARRLFDEIPAAQRNVFTWNSLLSMYAKSGRLADARAVFAGMPERDAVSWTIMVVGLNRARRFGEAVRTFLDMVADGLAPTQFTLTNVLSSCAATEAGRAGRKVHSFVVKLGLSSCVPVANSVLNMYGKSGDAETARAVFERMPMRSVSSWNAMVSLNAHLGRMDLALSTFESMPDRTIISWNAVIAGYNQNGLDAEALCFFSRMLSDSSMEPDDITITSVLSACANLGMVSIGKQVHAYILRCGTPYTCQVTNALISMYAKSGSVEDARGVMDQAVVADLNVISFTALLEGYVKLGDMERAKEIFDVMSNRDVVAWTAMIVGYQQNGHNDEAIELFRSMIRSGPEPNSYTLAAVLSVCASLACLEYGKQIHCKAIRSRQGQSSSVSNAILTVYARSGNLPWARRVFDWVRWRKEKVTWTSMIVALAQHGLGEDSVGLFEEMLCVGVKPDRITYVGVLSACAHAGFVDQGKRYYQQMQDMHGIVPEMSHYACMVDLLARSGLLSEAQEFIQQMPVEPDAIAWGSLLSACRMHKNADLAELAAEKLLSVDPDNSGAYTALSNVYSACGRWNDAAKIWKRRKDKAVKKETGFSWTHIQSRVHVFGADDVLHPQRDAVYRTAAKMWEDIKKAGFVPDLQSVLHDVDDELKEEMLSRHSEKLAIAFGLISTPEGTTLRIMKNLRVCNDCHTAIKFISKVADREIILRDATRFHHFRDGLCSCKDYW, from the coding sequence ATGCGAGATGCCGCCCTGGAGCTCCACGCCGGGCCGCCGGCGCCGCGGGCGGCAATGGCGGCCTCCGCCGGCGACCACTACGCGCGCCTCCTGCGGCTGTGCGAGACGGCCGCCAACCCGGGCGCCGGGCGGGCCATCCACGCGCGCGCCGTCAAGGCCGGGCTGCTCGCCAGCGCCTACCTTTGCAACAACCTCCTCTCCTACTACGCCGGCCATGGAGGAGGCAGCTTCCCGGAGGCGCGGCGCCTGTTCGACGAGATCCCCGCGGCGCAGCGGAACGTGTTCACCTGGAACTCGCTGCTGTCCATGTACGCCAAGTCCGGCCGCCTGGCCGACGCCCGCGCGGTGTTCGCGGGAATGCCCGAGCGCGACGCCGTGTCGTGGACCATCATGGTCGTCGGGCTCAACCGCGCCCGACGGTTCGGGGAGGCCGTCAGGACGTTCCTGGACATGGTCGCGGACGGGCTGGCTCCCACGCAGTTCACGCTCACCAACGTGCTCTCGTCCTGCGCCGCGACGGAGGCCGGCAGGGCCGGGAGGAAGGTCCATTCCTTCGTCGTCAAACTCGGCCTCAGCAGCTGCGTGCCGGTGGCCAACTCGGTGCTCAACATGTACGGCAAGAGCGGAGACGCCGAGACGGCGAGGGCTGTGTTTGAAAGGATGCCGATGCGGAGCGTGTCGAGCTGGAACGCCATGGTGTCGCTGAACGCGCATCTGGGCAGGATGGACCTTGCGCTGTCCACGTTCGAgagcatgccggaccggaccatcaTCTCGTGGAACGCGGTCATCGCAGGGTACAACCAGAATGGGCTTGATGCCGAGGCGTTGTGCTTCTTCTCGCGGATGCTGAGCGACTCTTCCATGGAGCCTGATGACATCACAATCACCAGCGTCCTATCTGCTTGCGCCAACCTCGGCATGGTGAGCATCGGAAAGCAGGTGCACGCGTATATCTTGAGGTGTGGAACGCCCTACACCTGCCAGGTCACGAACGCCCTCATCTCAATGTATGCCAAGTCTGGCAGTGTTGAGGATGCCAGAGGGGTCATGGACCAGGCAGTGGTGGCCGATCTCAATGTGATATCCTTCACTGCTCTCCTGGAAGGCTATGTTAAGCTTGGTGATATGGAGCGTGCAAAGGAAATATTTGATGTTATGAGTAACCGGGATGTTGTAGCCTGGACTGCGATGATTGTCGGCTATCAGCAGAATGGTCACAATGACGAGGCGATCGAGCTCTTCCGGTCGATGATTAGAAGTGGACCCGAACCAAACAGCTATACGCTTGCTGCTGTTCTTAGTGTTTGCGCAAGCCTAGCATGTCTTGAGTACGGCAAGCAGATCCACTGCAAGGCTATCAGGTCCAGGCAGGGGCAATCTAGCTCTGTCAGCAATGCCATCCTCACCGTGTATGCAAGGTCAGGCAACTTGCCATGGGCAAGGAGGGTGTTTGATTGGGTCCGCTGGCGCAAGGAGAAGGTCACATGGACATCGATGATCGTAGCTTTAGCACAGCATGGCCTGGGAGAAGATTCTGTTGGTCTGTTTGAAGAAATGCTTTGTGTTGGTGTGAAACCAGACCGCATAACCTATGTTGGTGTGCTTTCAGCCTGCGCTCATGCTGGTTTTGTGGACCAAGGGAAGAGATACTACCAGCAGATGCAGGACATGCACGGCATTGTACCTGAAATGAGCCATTACGCCTGCATGGTTGACCTCCTCGCCCGCAGCGGCCTACTCTCTGAAGCTCAGGAATTCATCCAACAAATGCCTGTGGAGCCTGACGCAATAGCCTGGGGATCACTCCTTTCAGCTTGcagaatgcacaagaatgcagacTTGGCAGAACTGGCGGCAGAGAAGCTGCTGTCAGTTGATCCCGATAACAGTGGTGCCTACACCGCTCTCTCCAACGTCTACTCTGCCTGTGGGAGGTGGAACGACGCAGCGAAGATATGGAAGCGGAGGAAGGACAAGGCTGTGAAGAAGGAGACGGGTTTTAGCTGGACTCACATACAGAGCAGAGTACATGTCTTTGGAGCAGACGACGTCCTACATCCGCAGAGGGACGCCGTCTATAGGACAGCTGCCAAGATGTGGGAGGATATCAAGAAGGCCGGCTTCGTGCCCGACCTCCAGTCTGTCCTACACGATGTCGACGATGAGCTCAAGGAGGAGATGCTGAGCCGCCACAGTGAGAAGCTCGCCATTGCATTCGGCCTTATCAGCACGCCAGAGGGGACGACGCTGCGAATCATGAAGAACCTGCGTGTATGCAATGACTGCCACACCGCGATCAAGTTCATCTCCAAGGTTGCGGACAGGGAGATCATTTTGCGAGATGCAACGAGATTTCATCATTTCAGGGATGGGTTATGTTCATGTAAAGATTATTGGTAG
- the LOC124702791 gene encoding S-adenosyl-L-methionine-dependent tRNA 4-demethylwyosine synthase-like: MPPSPAATAASATTHLALLLVLSSSSLFFLYKSITLRRLRRIPSSTPPPTAAAPAATPTLLYASVTGTSKDLAARLSLRLADAGAPARPTDAAAFDPDDLPSVSLLLLVLPTHDAGAAPPGAAFLARWLAETAADFRAGALLLSDLRFAVFGVGSRAYGETFNAAARSFSRWLRALGAVEVVPVGEGDVDGGDLDDVFEEWCGRVLRVVKGEDEEDEDGVNGEANGFEELDGEESDYDDEDDEEEEEEEVASGEVDMEDIAGKAIAKKQNGKVGGGLPNGGQNGARAMVTPIIRASLEKQGYKIVGSHSGVKICRWTKSQLRGRGGCYKHSFYGIESHRCMEATPSLACANKCVFCWRHHTNPVGKSWKWKMDDPLDIVNTAIDEHRKMVKQMKGVPGVKPERLAEGLSPRHCALSLVGEPIMYPEINALVDDLHRRHISTFLVTNAQFPDKIKALKPITQLYVSVDAATKESLKAVDRPLFSDFWERFLDSLKSLHDKDQRTVYRLTLVKGWNVEEIDAYANLLELGQPDFIEIKGVTYCGSSATSKLTMENVPWHADVKEFSEVLATKSGGVYELACEHVHSCCVLLAKVDKFKINGKWHTWIDYDRFNELVMSGKPFKSSDYMAMTPSWAVYGADEGGFDPDQARFKKERRHGAAALKG, encoded by the exons ATGCCTCCCTCCCCggcggccaccgccgcctccgccaccacccacctcgccctcctcctcgtcctctcctcctcctccctcttcttcctctacaaGTCCATCaccctccgccgcctccgccgcatcccctcctccacccctccccccaccgccgccgcccccgccgccacccCGACCCTCCTCTACGCCTCGGTCACCGGCACCTCCAAGGACCTGGCGGCTCGGCTCTCCCTCCGCCTCGCGGACGCCGGGGCACCCGCGCGCCCCACCGACGCCGCGGCCTTCGACCCGGACGACCTCCCCTCGGTCTCGCTCCTGCTGCTCGTCCTCCCCACGCACGACGCCGGGGCGGCCCCGCccggcgccgccttcctcgcgCGCTGGCTCGCGGAGACCGCCGCCGACTTCCGCGCCGGGGCGCTGCTCCTCTCCGACCTCCGCTTCGCCGTCTTCGGCGTCGGGTCCAGGGCCTACGGGGAGACCTTCAACGCCGCCGCCAGGAGCTTCTCGCGGTGGCTGCGCGCGCTGGGCGCCGTCGAGGTGGTGCCCGTCGGGGAGGGCGACGTCGATGGTGGGGACCTCGACGATGTGTTCGAGGAGTGGTGCGGGAGGGTGCTCAGGGTGGTAAAAggggaggatgaggaggatgaagatgGGGTCAATGGGGAGGCCAATGGATTTGAAGAGTTAGATGGCGAGGAGTCCgattatgatgatgaggatgacgaggaggaggaggaggaagaggtggcgaGTGGGGAGGTTGACATGGAAGACATTGCGGGCAAGGCAATAGCAAAGAAGCAGAATGGGAAGGTGGGTGGTGGCTTGCCGAATGGAGGGCAGAATGGTGCCAGGGCGATGGTCACGCCGATCATCAGGGCCAGCTTGGAGAAGCAA GGATACAAAATTGTTGGTTCTCATAGTGGAGTGAAGATCTGTAGATGGACAAAGTCACAGCTCCGAGGTCGTGGAGGGTGTTACAAGCACTCATTTTATGGCATAGAAAGCCACAG ATGTATGGAGGCAACTCCTAGTTTGGCTTGTGCAAATAAGTGTGTGTTCTGTTGGAGGCATCACACGAATCCTGTTGGCAAGAGTTGGAAGTGGAAGATGGACGATCCTCTTGATATTGTTAATACTGCAATTGATGAACACAGGAAGATGGTTAAGCAAATGAAAGGCGTGCCAG GAGTAAAGCCAGAACGACTAGCAGAGGGCCTATCTCCTAGACATTGTGCATTATCTCTTGTTGGTGAACCTATTATGTACCCAGAGATAAATGCTCTCGTTGATGACCTACATCGCAGACACATTTCTACGTTTCTGGTTACAAATGCCCAATTTCCTGATAAGATCAAGGCGCTGAAACCAATCACCCAG CTATATGTCAGTGTGGATGCAGCTACAAAAGAAAGCCTGAAGGCTGTTGACAGGCCACTCTTCTCGGACTTCTGGGAGCGTTTTCTG GATTCTCTCAAGTCCCTGCATGACAAAGATCAAAGGACAGTGTACAGACTGACATTGGTCAAAGGCTGGAATGTGGAAGAGATAGATGCGTACGCAAACTTACTAGAACTCGGGCAGCCTGATTTCATTGAAATCAAGGGTGTAACATACTGTGGCTC GTCAGCAACTTCAAAGTTGACAATGGAAAATGTCCCCTGGCATGCTGATGTAAAAGAATTCTCTGAGGTGTTGGCAACCAAAAGTGGTGGCGTATATGAATTAGCCTGTGAGCATGTGCATTCATGCTGTGTGCTACTTGCAAAGGTGGATAAGTTTAAGATCAATGGAAAATGGCATACCTGGATAGATTATGACCGATTCAATGAACTG GTGATGTCTGGAAAGCCTTTTAAGAGCAGCGATTACATGGCTATGACACCTTCATGGGCCGTCTACGGCGCAGATGAGGGCGGCTTCGACCCAGATCAAGCTCGCTTCAAGAAGGAAAGGCGCCATGGAGCTGCAGCACTCAAAGGCTAA